The Plasmodium sp. gorilla clade G2 genome assembly, chromosome: 4 genome has a segment encoding these proteins:
- a CDS encoding RNA-binding protein, putative, whose translation MNETKEDTSDRADEVSLENLSFEKLSFEKLSSEKDSSEKDSSEKDSLEKDSLEKDSLEKDSLEKDSLEKDSLEKDSLEKPSSEKPSSEKPSSEKPSSEKPSSNKEEDEKKNAVKNKNLKKSNKKIIKKNKKKGKLKKNNTKENQTATTISNNDRNKNNHACSNKSNNPMIIPSHIPPPPPTSKPPPPPPPKEKNQIEKWTLRKNSTYSIRTNIDLHTTTNGNLISNNNFSNILITNQNNNHNIQHILNNTNRNLKNDNINNIAIHSTGTLPAGNNQILGKPTLTPKTINNQWNINNNYNKKGEHNINVKKLSSVDLKVSTNYNINANNKKNDIINNNMMYYNITNNIIDKDKFKNHIQIRHASYYQNRNTINLIKEQEDKNKKNTLLPNNNINQINTDPPIYYMNKSSYEYNIKGNVIYPPKFPALSNISSTRPYLLKPPPELALPKTSSKILKKNAGGFPSYSKEAPPPNHFSSRKLSEPIINMCPTNMKRLPPVPGSFHESKMVPMKYHPYESHVDNMKYSYKAKGNKMNTPMTDKKPHNIIVTNIPKDLSAQEIMETFKCVGNVLGADIMLTSKGTHSGRACITFPDFESASLAASQYDGGTLNNQKIKVFLE comes from the exons aTGAATGAAACGAAAGAAGATACTTCCGACAGAGCAGATGAGGTGTCATTAGAAAATCTGTCCTTTGAAAAACTCTCGTTTGAAAAATTATCATCAGAAAAAGATTCGTCAGAAAAAGATTCGTCAGAAAAAGATTCATTAGAAAAAGATTCATTAGAAAAAGATTCATTAGAAAAAGATTCATTAGAAAAAGATTCATTAGAAAAAGATTCATTAGAAAAAGATTCATTAGAAAAACCCTCGTCAGAAAAACCCTCGTCAGAAAAACCCTCGTCAGAAAAACCCTCGTCAGAAAAACCCTCATCAAATAAAGAGgaggatgaaaaaaaaaatgcagtaaaaaataaaaacttaaaaaaaagtaacaAAAAGATTAtcaaaaagaataaaaagaaagggaaattaaaaaaaaataatacaaaagaaAATCAAACAGCTACTACAATTTCAAATAATGATCGTAATAAGAATAATCATGCTTGTAGTAATAAATCTAATAATCCTATGATTATTCCTTCTCATATCCCACCGCCTCCACCTACATCAAAACCTCCCCCTCCTCCACCtccaaaagaaaaaaatcaaattGAAAAATGGACCTTAAGAAAAAATTCAACTTATAGTATCAGAACAAATATTGATCTACATACAACAACAAACGGAAATTTaattagtaataataatttttcaaatattttaattacaaatcaaaataataatcataatatacaacatattttaaataatacaaacaggaatttaaaaaatgataatataaataatattgcaATTCATTCGACTGGTACACTACCAGCAGGTAATAATCAAATATTAGGGAAACCAACCTTAACTCCtaaaacaataaataatcaatggaatataaataataattataataaaaaaggagaacataatataaatgtgaaGAAATTAAGTTCTGTTGACTTAAAAGTTTCTACAAATTATAATATCAatgcaaataataaaaaaaatgatattattaataataatatgatgtattataatatcacaaataatattatagataAAGACAAATTTAAAAATCATATTCAAATACGACATGCATCATATTATCAAAATAGAAATACTATAAATCTAATTAAAGAACAAGaagataaaaacaaaaaaaatactctcttaccaaataataatattaatcaaATAAATACAGATCCtcctatatattatatgaacaaatcatcatatgaatataatataaaaggaaaTGTTATATACCCTCCAAAGTTTCCAGCTTTATCGAACATTTCTTCAACAAGGCCATATCTGTTGAAACCCCCCCCCGAACTTG ccTTACCTAAGACATCAtccaaaattttaaaaaaaaatgcggGTGGATTTCCGAGTTATTCAAAGGAGGCACCTCCACCTAATCATTTTTCATCGAGAAAATTATCAGAGCCTA ttATAAATATGTGCCCAACTAATATGAAACGTCTGCCACCAGTTCCAGGCTCTTTCCATGAAAGCAAAATGGTTCCTATGAAATACCATCCAT atgaaTCGCATGTggataatatgaaatattcttataaagccaaaggaaataaaatgaatacacCTATGACTGATAAAAAACCCCATAATATAATAGTTACAAAT ataCCTAAAGATTTAAGTGCACAAGAAATCATGGAAACTTTTAAATGTGTAGGGAATGTGTTAGGTGCCGACATAATGTTAACAAGCaag GGTACCCATTCTGGGCGTGCTTGTATTACATTTCCTGATTTTGAATCGGCTTCTCTAGCAgcaa GTCAGTATGACGGGGGCACATTAAACaatcaaaaaattaaagtatTTTTAGAATGA